DNA sequence from the Glycine soja cultivar W05 chromosome 18, ASM419377v2, whole genome shotgun sequence genome:
GATTCTCCAAAGTTAAATATACTAGTAGATATTTTCGATGATATTGAGGCCAAGCTTTTAGGCAACACCACAATCTCAGTGGGACTGATGCACACTAGATTACAAGCAGGGCGCGTAGATAGAGATTGTCCCCTTTTTCTCTTCACAATCCCCATGGACCCAAACTTCCCCATTTTTAAATCTCAAttcttattcatttaattttcttattcgaaaataaataaaataataaatactgtattattattattcgaaaataaattaaatatttcagtATTATCCAAAAcaagaagtgctttttctgttcaacttttgtttgtttctcaaCGCCTTTCTTAAATCCCAGAAACATCACACTCACAGAGAGAGAGCATCGTCATCATCATATCAcgactcaaaaaaaaaaaaaggagagagaaagtggaaaaaaaacctttttttttagagagagaaagagagggtaGCCCTAGAAAAATATGCAACCGGATAAGGACTTTTGCAGCTGAGACACTGCAAAAAGAgttatatagagagagaaaagaaaaactatttttttttatatattttatcttttcaattttgatgttttctttttttatttatttaacatctTTTTTCCATTGTTGTGGAGTAATTTGCTTCTTTGCAGTGCACACTGACACAGTGACACAGTGGTTCTCTCACCTCTCCTTCTCTGTGTAACTCTGCCACCACTCTTCATTTCcccaagagaaaaagaaaaaggaaaagaaaaaaactgttCAACTTTTTTTCAACTGAATCAATCACTAGCTTCCATTTCTTCACAGGTGGAACTGTGAATGTGCACCGCAGCTTTTTGATCCTGTTCCTAAAATGTTAGTATGATTCCCTTTTCCCTTTTCTCTGTGCTCTCTGAAAGCCATGTTGCATTCTCTCTTTTGTGTGTTTGGGGAGTTGAATCTGTTCTAATTATGAACCCAGTTCTCCAAAGTTTGTGTAAATTTCCATGGAAAAGCCATTGTGGTTGATGttttacttgtttttctttgtgaTTTTGGGGGTCCCTTTGGTGTGATGCGGCATTTTCTGCTCTTTTTTGGAACTGGGTTAGGAAGCTTTTTATGGCATTGGGATTGGCCTAGAGTAATtccttcattttgtttttgtttcacttgTACTTTTTTGCGGTGGTGATTTTCTGGGTGTCGGCACTTGTATTGCTTGGTGTTTAAGGTTTTTGATGGGTGTTGGTAAGAGTGGACCTTTTTTCATGTTCTTCTAGTCCTTTATCTTCAACATGAagccttttttttgttgtttcttatAGTTTGGTAAGCTgtacatagtttttttttttttgtcttctgtTAGACATGTCATATTGTGGTTGGAGAGTGGTTCTCTTGTGTTGTGTTGATGCCTTCTTggctttccttcttttcctagGATCTATCTTCTACTTTATGCTTTATTTTGTATATGTGTGGATTCatatgtttaatttatatatatggtGCCATTAATGAGAAATTTTATCTGCTGGAAGCTtcagtatttttaattttaaggacTTATAGTTGTTCTTCTCAAGATACAGTTACTTACAGCTGACGTAATTTAAGCACTTTTTTGACACTCTTGTTGGTCATTGCTCATTGGATTTCATACTTTTTATGGTATTTTGaggtgttggtgtttttttcctCCACAATTTGTCACTATACTCTATTTGGGAACAGAACTAGGTGATAACTTTTGGTGTACTGAATATTGGGGTGTCAGTTTCCTGTGAAAGATTCTGAAGGCAATTGAAGTAAATGCCATGGATCGTGGGGACCAAATGGCGTTATCCGGGTCTTACTATATGCAGCAAAGAGGAATACCTGGATCTGGAGCACCACCTGAGTTACATATTTCGCCTAATATGCGTCCAATCTCTAATCCAAATTTACCATTTCAATCCAGCATTGGTGGTGGTACCATTGGATCCACATTGCCATTGGAATCTTCAGCAATTTCAGCTCATGGTGTCAATGTGGGAGCTCCTACTGGGGCACCTCCAGGGGAACCTGTTAAGAGGAAGAGAGGAAGGCCTAGGAAATATGGAACCGACGGAAGTGTGTCATTGGCATTGACTCCAACTCCAACATCATCTAGCTATCCTGGAGCCTTGACACAAAGCCAGAAACGTGGCAGAGGGCGCCCACCCGGGACTGGGAAGAAACAGCAATTGGCTTCGCTTGGTAAATCTCTATTGCAATGcaactttttttagttttttaaactgTTATAGGTGATAATTATTTGAAGCTGAAAGGTTTATCAGTTTAAAATTTTGCAAATCCTTATCAAACTGTTATTTGGTTGAAAGTTCATTTTTAGCTGAATAtttgtttattgattttttatgttgacaTGTTAGTATCATAATGGCCTGAATGAACAATGGCCTTTAAATCCCTACATAGTTTGCTATATACTTCCATGTCCCTAATTATAAGATCCTTTTTAGAAATTTGTTTGTCCCTTTTTATAAGAgccttttttaaatttctagatgtattaattatttttttccctaaatACGCCTAATTATTCTCTCTCCAAACTTTAATGAAAAACAACTAAGTGGATAGAGAGATAAGAAAAgggtaattttaaaatgatagtacaaataattgacatatttaatgtgattaagtaaattaactatttttcttaaagaGCACAAATTAGTTGAAAGGGCCTTATAATTAGGGATGGAGGGAGTATTATGTtccttgaatttaaaattttgctgATCCCCAAGAGAgagatgcattttttttattaattttttgataaatgtGATTAGAATTAAATTGGTTGATTGTCATCTATTTGTATATCATTGTACGTTTCCAGTTTCCAATATTTCCGTAGAATTGTAGACAGCAAACAATTGTGTGTTTAGTTTTGCTTATTTtagagaaataattatttttccagGTTCTTATCACTttcgagagaaaaaaagatcatTTCCCTACATTAATCTTTCCAAAACATGCACTGTTACCTTGTTCAGTAATTACTGCCTCAGATTATAATAATCAAGTTATTTGGAAAAGATATTTCACTATATTGACAAATTAAAGTTTCTAACCAAGTATGCACACACAAATGTATATGTGAGATAAGTGATCTGAATTGTATGTTACAGTATAATAGGTTGAGCATGGGATACAATACAAGCTCATAAAATTGTAGACTTGTAATAAGAAAAGTTGCAAGAATGTTATTAGCATTTAAATAACAACAATttcgctgataaaaaaaaaataacaacaatttCACTAGGACAACATTGGTGAAGTAAAAGCAATCATAGCATGACCGATGAGATTTTAGGAGTTGTTTGGTTTGAAAAAATGCTTTtgttttaatcattatttttacttctacttttaattacaaaagtgttgcattgtttttactttattttctattttcaaaggTTTGTTTAGAAAATGgggaaaacaatgaaaatttgttttcactGTTTCTTgtacaaatatttgaaaacaaaaaataaaatgaaaacaatttgtcacttttgtaattaaaagtaaaaactagAAATGAAGacagaaaacattttctcaaacAGGCCCTTAGATTtctatttcttcctttctttgGATGAATATTACAACTTATTGTTTCTTTGGTAAAACCTAGGACCCACTTGTGGGATCCTGGGTGGTCCCCCTAATGGGCCCTGAAAATTACAGCCTATCTAATTCTATCCAGAAGTCAGTTAGAATTCTAACTATATTTGGTGACACTTACATTTAACATAATGGCTCATAAGTTAGTAAATTTCTGCATTTGCACCCTTTAACCTAGTGAATGTCTATACAACCCAACTTAGATTTGTTGTTAAAGCTGATTATAGATGATTGATTTATATacttttgtttttgatgttttgaGTGGTTAATTCAATTGTGGCCAGGTGAATTGATGTCTGGTTCAGCTGGGATGGGATTCACTCCTCATATAATCAATATTGCAAGTGGAGAAGTATGTGacaatgatattattttttgaaaatgaataaatttctcTGTTTTGGTGGTATATGTTATTATGATTGTTGGGAGAGTagatgaaaaagagagaagggagaaaTATGCTGaatgatattattttgttaGTTCAAGGCTctaaatgataatattattatatgatgATTTGTTGATTTGGAATGTGATATTCACTGGCTAGCCTAATATACCTATTTATACTAGTTATTCTTGGTCAAGTGCTGGTGTTGTATATCTAGTACAAGCCTAGACTAGTGATATAATAAGATTCATAAAACTATATGATTCCTAATATTTTTATGGATTTAAACAAACATTACCCTGTGATTTCtgtcaatatttttctttttaacatgaagctgtatatattaattattattattattatttatgcaaCCAAAATTTTGTATCTTTGGCCCAAGAAAGGTGGCGCTATGTACTATTGGTCTCTTgaaataatgataaataaaatgttaaatacTAAACAGTTATTCATGTTTGtactatttttctcttaaaagcAAAAGTAGACTTGGTAAAGCCAAAACCAAGCTTTATTGATTGACACTGTGCCATATCTTCTGGTATTTATGTAAATATTGGTGAATTACTCTTCTGAACTTTTTTACCCTGTAGGACATTACAACAAAAATCATGGCATTTTCTCAGCAGGGAGCTAGAGCTGTATGCATTTTGTCAGCCAATGGTGCTGTCTCTACTGTCACACTTCGTCAGCCATCAACTTCAGGTGGCACTGTCACATACGAGGTTTAGCACTTTCTCAGTGTTATGTATGTGTTGATATAGATACACTTATAGGTTCATACTGAACTGGGATTACATAAAGACCCATACCCTTCATTATGCATACTGAACTGGGATTACATAAAGACCCATACCCTTCATTATGCATACAAAATACTCCACATAATCAAATGGCAATCCTTTATGGAGGTactatgattgattgatttaaaaAGATGCATGCTTTTGTTATGTTAGCAGAATTCCTTAAGAATTCATTTCATGCATGGAAGTTGATACCAGCATCATTACTGCAAATTAAGACCGTTTTGTGGCTAcatttcaaattgttttatatgAGCCTTTGAACATGTGTTGTAGCTCTTCTACAATGCCAGACTGAATGAAACCGTGTTTTGAACTTGAATCATGATATGTGAGTGGAGGGGTACACCTTGTGCTCTTTCTCACTCcaatttgtataaaatttaatttttcttctaaaaaaaaacttgaagtaTGATATTTGTTGCATAAATAAGACATTCCTTAGAATGTATGTTCATACTTGCATGCATACGATATGGTTAAGTGGCACAAATAAACTTTAATGTATTGGAAGatagaaacaaaataatcttttgCCATTGAATCATTTTGACTGAGTTACCATGCCTTTTTTGGTTGGTGGGTACTTATGGGAGAAAATGTTGGCTTCAAACAGGGCTGACCTAACATTTATTTATGTCTAAAGCAAATTTTAAGATAAGACCTCTATAAACCAATTTTTTTGGTTACCCCTTTTTaaaccaattaaaataatttattaaaactattaaaatttgatttaaaattgatcTGTCAAACTTTTTGAAATGCAAAATTTCGTATCAAATTATCGtaatcaatttcattttaaatcctAATAAGCAAGCTGCAATCTTTTTACCCAGCAGAAGAAAAGATTGGGGAAAATAAAGAAACACAACTGTGTACAAGGGGAAAGAGAGAATTGCATTAACGAATGGAGAGAATGAAgggacacacacacacacacatatatatatatatatgtctcttctatgggaaaagaaaagagatatcaagtaattaatattttttttgaaaaatattagtgGGTGTTTTCAGTTTCGATttgttttttaactttattGCTGCAAGTGTTTGTTTCTGCACGTTGTGGCTGGTTtgcctatatatatgttgctTCTTGCTGAAAAATGAGACACGAAAATACAGCACACAAACTAGTAAAATGTACCCACTATTAGTAAACATTTTTCAGGACCTTAAAGTACGTGTTGTATtcaccttgtttttttttaaaaaatattattacttattagtaagtaaatattttttaggagCTTAAAATGAGGGCTTTACTCACCTTACCATGGCCGCAAatatttgatcatcctactttAATTCACATATGTTGATTGTGAAACATCTGTAATTGTTTGTCTTCCTAGTAAAAATCAGAGATTCCAACCTTTTGTATTAACGAGTatcatttgttttgttttattcttaCCCTTTTTCCAAATCATAACTCTATTGCGATAAGCTTATTCATTTAtccatggttatcaaactcttgAGTTAACTCACTAACTCTTACAACTATGAGTTTATTTATCCTTTGCGAGTAGACTCGTGTGCAAACTCTCTTTTCAATGTGAAATTTATGGTTTACTATTTTGCTTTGTTatgttgttgaaatgtttaattggtatgttatttataggtattttgttattatttttatatgaagtaaacTCATAAAAATCTACGAGTCGAGTCTTTGGAGCTCTCACGAGTTTAGTAGACTCttgagtttgataaccttgcatatatattcatatgcatatataatatataatattgattGTTGGTCGACTTCTGAATTTGATAGGGGCGCTTTGAGATAGTGTGTCTGTCAGGCTCTTACTTGGTCACCGATAATGGTGGCTCACGCAATCGAACTGGTGGATTGAGTGTGTCCCTTGCTAGTCCTGATGGTCGTGTCATTGGTGGTGGAGTTGGTGGAGTGCTTATTGCATCAAGTCCTGTTCAGGTAACAGCATTCTTAGTGTTGCCATAAAATATGATGATATTATAGATTGAATACACATCTCTGATCCCCccttgttaaaaattaaaaaattgcagTTACTCAATATAATAAGTTATGGATTCGTTTATTACAGTTTTCTTTTAGTATAAAACCACTTCTTAAAAGATgatcatttttaaaagtttttcatgcatttgttTCAGCTTTTCTAATAATCAAAAGCTATTTTGAATAGCTTCTCATAAAATCAGCTGCTTCTTTTAAAGAGTGATTTTTATGATTgtaaacaaacataaattagCTTATACTTTTTTCTAAAATCTCTAATCAGAATcatattgtttaattttgacttaaatacttttttagtccttgcaatttagtgtttttttgcttttcttgcttgcgatttttttttgtttgtttttagttcttacaacaaattatgtttctttttgttttttgttcttaaaGCCTTTTTGATAGCACTTTGAACAGGGAAAAAAGTGTTATCTAAACCACTTAAAGgacgaaaaataaaacaaatgtaaTTGGTAAggacttaaataaaaaaaatatgcaaggACGAAAAAAGTATCAAacctttaaatttttaacaaacTGGCCATGTGATCTTAGATCTGCTGCTTCAATCCCCCTAGTTTTCTTTTGGATGGCTAGACTGAATTAGTGATGACTATAGGTGGTAGTTGGGAGTTTTCTATGGGGTGGATCAAAGacaaagaacaagaaaaaggaatcCTCAGAAGGTTCAGAAGTTGCTGTGGAGTCAGATCACCAGGGAGTTCATAATCCAGTTTCACTGAATAGCAGCATCTCACCAAATCAAAACCTTCCTCCAACCCCCCCATCTTTAAATCCTTGGTCGACATCGCGTCCATTGGACATGCGTAATTCCCATGTTGACATCGATTTAATGCGTGGGTGACACATTGTTGAATATACACTAGTGCTGTGTATATATATTTCAGATTCATGGTCGCTCATCTAATTTTTGTTGTAGTAGTAAAATGGCAGAATGGGAAGTACCAACAGCAGAGTAGAGCCAGCTGACTTTTGCAAATTGATAAATCTCACTTATATCCATCCACCCTTGATGATTATTGACTTGGGGTTGTACTCATATTTTTGTAGCTGTGAGGAATTttcaatttgaaggttgtatgTTCCTGATTGGTAATGATACAATTTGTcttatttggaaaaataattgaCATTGGGCTAGATGTTTTATGTGGTTTAGGAGCATCGATTGTTACATAATATCATGTGATTTTTGTCATAGAATTGTCTTCTAGAAGGCAATGACAAGGGGAACATGAAGATTTATTGCTGATAATGCATGATGTAAAATCGTTTTGTATTCTAATGGTGTGGGGTTGCAGAGTTTCTTATTATAGCTATAGTAGCTGTCCCTTTGGTGCCAGTAGTTAGTTGTGCCCTGCTATGCACTCATGCATTGTACACTCCATTTCCCTTTGTCCAAGCATGACTACAAAATTGTTCCTCTGGTTTGTGATTCtgtttaaggaaaaaaagaggTTGAATGAATAATTTAGAATTAATAGTCAACACACCAGATCAACAAATTGGTAAAAAATGGAGTTTTGATGTAAATCACCGTCAGTGGCTGCAAAACAAACCTTCATATCCTCTTTGTTTATCAGGTTTGCGATACTGCATAAGGTAAATAACAGTGTGCGTTTTTACTCTTGATTATAACACTCATCTATAGCTATTATAAGTTTTGCATCATGTATCACTGAATGGATGGAGATACATGATGCTGCTGTAGTAACAGACCAAATTTTTACTCTTAGCTGGGATATTTGGCTTGGAAGGAATACATTATTACTCTGACAAAAACAGAAGCTGGATTACATATATAGAGGTGGGCAAACTTTGATATTTCAATAATGAAAGGAAAACAAGATGGGTAACAAGTTTAGGGATCAAGCATGTGAAGTATTTTATCctctacaactttttttttatcaaactgcCTACCGGTTACTCTAGCAGAAGCGGTTTGTTTTAGATGGGGACTACATTTGTTGTCTTATCTCTCTTTTTAAACCAAAGTCTGCTATGAGACCAATTACATGCAACTTTCTGGTTATTGGAGATTCTAGATGCTTAAATTGTATTACACAACATTTCATTGCTATTCACCAAGAGACTTGGCTATGTTGTAGCTAATATAAGTAATAAGTTATCCTTTACTTATCAACTATCGTAATAGATATTGGATCAGGGATTTgtctcatcaagcatatctgattGCTTTAGCTGATGTTATAGGCTCAGACCTTGAATTTCGATATTTAAAAAAGCCATGCTCTTTcctcaaaaaagaaaagaaaagaaactacTACAGGAAGGGAAATATGCAGGGAttgtaaaattgtaaaattgttATTCTGTGAATTCTCAATTACTGTAATAAGTTTATATTGCTTAGTccaaagaaattatatttaaggttaaaaaaataacacatcaaataataaaataatatattttagcaTCCTTTTTAATTACCACTAATTTAAACAATTAACTTATTTACCTACGCATCACGATGgtttatatttagttttaattataagCTGAAACATCTTAGTGCCTCACTATGCGAAGACTAACTACGATTTTTTTTACAGgatctacaaattttaattaatactataAATTCACTTTTCTTTCAAGTTATCAATTATAAATCTCAACCaccactaaaattttaaatattaaatcaagGGAATTGAAGGCATGGATATGGTCCAACTTTTGTTAGGAGCATTGAAGTTGAATACAGCCAGAGAATGAcgtgaaacttttgtcatttGGTTCCTTCCTTGCAGACTGCAATTGTACTAAAACTTTAAATTGAAACCATGGTTACacagaaacaaaaacaattaaaaacggGGAACCGTGGTGCCTAACGAGTTCAAACGAACAAGAGTAGCGTCAGAATGTGTTCCCAACTATGGTAACGTATGAAGCAGTGAGCAGTCTCAGTCATGATTCAAGTAAGACATGATGTGCAGTCTATATATTTCATTTGCATACAGGTGCTGCGGACAAATTTCTTTATGCTAATTTATTTAGCTTcttgatttgcattttttttttcgatttacACTTCTCTCAACATGTTGcgtttcttttaaattatcttGATTGTTTGagtaatcaatcaaattcaagaTAGTTGGTAGATAACTagatttaatcaatcaaataatGAAGATAACTAGACTTTTGGTCACGAGAATATCTTGTTTTTAAAAGGtaagaaaaatcttaattgTGTAAGTAACTATGTTGAAGTTATCTTCATTATTTGAGTTACcatctttatattattttactttctaaCCCAATGCCATAACGAATGGTAGTTcaacatatcaaataaaatataaaaaaacaattttggcCTATCATTATCCATCGTGGCTGTTGTTATAAAGTAAGTCTTAACGATCTTTGCTCATTATTGATTAGAATTAACTTCCATAAAAAAAACTGCGAACAtacacataattattttaacaaaatgtCATATACAGTTGCtgtcaaaaaaaatatcataatagaCAAATTGTTTACAACAATTCATGCATATTTTCACAATGCAAAATAAATCTGCTAATGCagaatttttttgataaataagaATTGAACTTAGTCAGCagaaagtttaaaatattttatgcattGAACCAACTAAGTTAGACTCTTTTGATTGCTAACATGGTATTTGATTGTAGGAAAATGTATATTCAAACAAACAGCATGAAAGCAGTACCTTTGTTGCTGAAGCACGTGAGGAGCATTTTCCTGCAAAGGGGAAGAGATGAATCGTTTGATGCCAAGTTGGAAAAGTTGACGTTGGCACTGAACAAGATAAAGGACGTGTTTATGGGAGTGAGGCAGAACGAAGATGAACTGCTTGACGTGTTGGTGGAGTTGGATGGCCATCTTCGCAAGTTAGACAAGAAGAAGTTGGATGAAGAGGTGGATGACATTTGCAAAAGAATAAGTGATTCTGCTCTCAAGTTGCTCCCAGTAGAGAATGAAAATAAGGATGAAAAGAGTGAAAAAGTGCcctcagatgatgatgatcctTCTTCAAGCCAACAACACAAGAAAGAGTTGGAGGCTCAAGACTTGAATTTGAATCTGCTGTGGGAAAGTTATCGCAAGCTAGGATCGAAAGCGAAAGATTGCTTGCTGTCTCTCTCAGTTTTCCCTGAAGATGCTGTTGTAAAGAAAAGACAAGCAATCTATTGGTGGATTGGAGAGGGTCTTGTTAGAGAAACATCACAGAAAACAGCAGAGGAAGAAGGTGAGGATGTGATTAATcaacttttgaaatttaatgTGATTGTACCACATGGTAATGTTAAGTGTCccattgttaataaatttaaagttaatcACCATTTCCGTGGTAAGTTGGAGTCATGACTGTCAAGAGAATATCAACATCATCTTGGATTTTGTCTTAGAATACTCTTTTATCCTACTTGGTTAGTACTTGAGCGACGAAAAATTGTACTAGGTGATGAGGATGGTTTGAAACTTGAACGTTTGATACATACTGTGTTTAATGTTGGTGCTGAGTTATCTGGCTTTTCGATCTGATTGGTCGGATAAGCTGGAGAATGATCTAGTGGTGCTTCAACTTGGTTGTTGGCAAGATTCACCTTCGCATCACAATGAGGTGGGGAGTAAAGAATTGAGTTGAGGAATTTAATGCAGTTGAAGTATCTTGGTCTTCGTGGCATATCAAGAATATCCAAGCTTCCACCCTCCATTTTTCAAGCTTCCACTCTTCCAAAAGTGATGTTCAAATTTCTAGACGATCTAACGGTTAATGAGTttaggatcatagttttactgaaaTGAGTTTTAGTGCATACGAATAAAATATCAGGTTTTGAGTGCATATGTAGAAATATatcataaatgtaaaaattaatctaattttttctatttatagttaAAATACTTTgagtctattattttttttttttattattttataaaaatgaactttattttactcttttattaaataaataatcaattaaaacatccatttattttctaaaatatcatttttttctatttattttttaatattatgaagccattattttaattaacaaaaatcattttcttttatttatttaatttctaaaaactttatgaatttttaaataattttttttttattttacaagaaaACGGGATGTTATACCCGGTGGCGTGTTGCAAGAATTGAAATTTCCTATTGCATATTGCTAAGTGAGAGTTTTTTCAGAGTATGTGACTATGTTTCTTAGAGCAGTTTAGACTCTATCAAATTTAATGCGTCACTTCATGGCTCCAATGATTACTTCTTAATATCCTCCCGTTCTCCCATAGCCCTAACTAACAAGGTGTTGGAACATACTTTTGTTTGAGCAGTTTATATTTATGCTTGCTGTCTTATTGTTTGGATGATGACATGTGAAACATTCTTGCTGTAGGCAAAATTACGAGTTTCTTGATTTTGAATAGTGCCAAGAAGTTagtcaaaataattatcaataaataacTTGCATGGCCATGGCCGCTAATCCATATTAAAATGACCAAACCCTTAAAGAAACAAGATTGATAAACATAATAAGAACAAAGTTGCAGTCTCCAtaagaaatcaaataaaatattcaacagACTAGCTAGGAGAGTATGTGATTATGTTTCTTAGAGCAGTTTAGACTCTATCAAATTTAATGCGTCATTTCATAGCTCCAATGGTTACTACTTAATATCCTCCGGTTCTCCCATAACCCTAACTAACAAGGTATTGGaacatactttttgagcaaaataaatttatgcaagattttcaaattaatttcaaattgtattattgtGTTATGTAGCTCTCTGTTTATCCCATGAATTTGAACATGCTGAAAAGCtattctaaaattaataaagcTTGGCTGTCCGtggcatatataatatatgattgCAAGATTACAAAGAATTTCGGGGTTTATATACTCCCGTATTAATATCATGGTGGCAAGCTAGGAGAGGAGCGGGTTGTTGAATGAAAAAAGGTTGGTCGGGTTCTACCCAAATCATACAAGGCCCAACTCAAATAGAAACTTCAGCATTGTTGGACCAAGATCCAAAACTTGTATTAATtgaagatttaaatatttttttagtccttataatattatattttttttttcttataaattgtgtttgttttgtttttcatctttaatTTATGCTTGCTTTGATGTGACTACACATGGGTGGTGAACATTTGTATGTGGGATACACTTTATTTACCTGGCACACACAAGACAAATCACCCTCTATATTGCAGTGCCCTGAATGGGTCTTTTCACCTTTAACTTGGCCACTATATAGGCCGACATTTTTTAGCTTCAATGTTCAAACAGT
Encoded proteins:
- the LOC114396500 gene encoding AT-hook motif nuclear-localized protein 9-like — translated: MDRGDQMALSGSYYMQQRGIPGSGAPPELHISPNMRPISNPNLPFQSSIGGGTIGSTLPLESSAISAHGVNVGAPTGAPPGEPVKRKRGRPRKYGTDGSVSLALTPTPTSSSYPGALTQSQKRGRGRPPGTGKKQQLASLGELMSGSAGMGFTPHIINIASGEDITTKIMAFSQQGARAVCILSANGAVSTVTLRQPSTSGGTVTYEGRFEIVCLSGSYLVTDNGGSRNRTGGLSVSLASPDGRVIGGGVGGVLIASSPVQVVVGSFLWGGSKTKNKKKESSEGSEVAVESDHQGVHNPVSLNSSISPNQNLPPTPPSLNPWSTSRPLDMRNSHVDIDLMRG
- the LOC114396230 gene encoding uncharacterized protein LOC114396230, with the protein product MYIQTNSMKAVPLLLKHVRSIFLQRGRDESFDAKLEKLTLALNKIKDVFMGVRQNEDELLDVLVELDGHLRKLDKKKLDEEVDDICKRISDSALKLLPVENENKDEKSEKVPSDDDDPSSSQQHKKELEAQDLNLNLLWESYRKLGSKAKDCLLSLSVFPEDAVVKKRQAIYWWIGEGLVRETSQKTAEEEGEDVINQLLKFNVIVPHGNVKCPIVNKFKVNHHFRGKLES